The Caloenas nicobarica isolate bCalNic1 chromosome Z, bCalNic1.hap1, whole genome shotgun sequence genome has a segment encoding these proteins:
- the EFCAB14 gene encoding EF-hand calcium-binding domain-containing protein 14 produces the protein MKKRKELNALIGLAADGRRKKSLKNGSGHRLLRTEPPASDSESSSEEDEFAAAGARGRCGKGDYLRCCKFCYPLCAFVILAACVVACVGLVWMQVALKEDLDAIKEKFRTMESNQKTSFQEIPKLNEDLVQKQKQLEQIETGELGLNKIWINITEIDKQISLLTSTVNHLKNNIKSAPDLISLPLTVEKLQKTVANIGSTLTSVSHDVENIQTVIEEYKKSIEILQNDVKELKQIPSLPSTVVPRTERNQTENCKQESQSLHTALEELNNTVLVYQKLNDIKLLNVDSAISNLSQRVMLLENSALAVNNLDKRENLSISVGNDATTSQKTQNEGQLFNESHSNKELKETGTRDSQVLKRKETLQLISALTGKPENDRSTETSKNVESSLSTTAKPTDLSRLASRSADDNAESNGQLRHLSLPGISSIEDLQNLFEKATEDADRKLSHEDLQKLLGSTAQESQSFKKFDTDGDEKYSLQELRLALGV, from the exons ATGAAGAAGCGGAAGGAGCTGAACGCCCTCATCGGCCTGGCCGCCGACGGCCGCAGGAAGAAATCCCTCAAGAACGGCTCGGGCCACCGGCTGCTGCGCACCGAGCCGCCCGCCTCCGACTCCGAGTCCAGCTCCGAGGAGGACGAGTtcgcggcggcgggggcgcggggccgctGCGGAAA GGGAGACTATCTACGATGCTGCAAATTCTGTTACCCATTATGTGCGTTTGTCATTCTCGCTGCTTGTGTGGTAGCGTGTGTTGGCTTGGTCTGGATGCAGGTGGCTCTCAAGGAGGATCTGGACGCAATAAAGGAGAAGTTTCGAACTA tgGAATCTAATCAAAAGACGTCGTTCCAAGAAATTCCTAAACTGAATGAAGATTTGGTGCAGAAGCAAAAGCAACTAGAACAAATTGAGACTGGAGAACTGGGGCTAAATAAAATTTGGATAAATATCACAGAGATCGATAAACAG ATATCACTATTGACCTCAACAGTAAATCATCTCAAAAACAACATCAAGTCTGCTCCTGATctgatttctcttcctctcacaGTAGAGAAACTTCAGAAG ACTGTAGCGAACATAGGTAGCACGCTTACCAGTGTTTCTCATGATGTTGAAAACATACAGACAGTTATTGAAGAATACAAGAAATCCATAGAAATACTTCAGAATGATGTG AAAGAATTAAAGCAGATACCTTCACTTCCCTCCACTGTTGTGCCAAGGACTGAGAGAAATCAGACAGAAAATTGCAAacag gAAAGCCAGTCACTGCACACAGCTTTGGAGGAGCTAAATAATACTGTACTGGTGTACCAAAAGTTGAATGACATCAAGCTTCTAAATGTGGATTCAGCCATCAGTAACCTCAGCCAGAGGGTTATGCTGTTAGAAAACTCTGCCCTTGCTGTGAATAATCTGGACAAAAGAGAGAACTTGTCTATCAGTGTG gggAATGATGCAACTACCTCTCAAAAAACACAAAACGAAGGTCAACTATTTAATGAAAGTCATTCAAATAAAGAACTAAAG GAAACAGGAACTAGAGATTCTCaggtattaaaaagaaaagaaacacttcaGCTGATCAGTGCTCTCACAGGCAAGCCAGAAAATGACAGATCCACTGAGACATCAAAGAATG TTGAAAGTAGTCTGAGTACTACAGCAAAGCCCACAGACCTTTCAAGGCTGGCTTCAAGGTCAGCTGATGACAACGCCGAGAGTAACGGACAACTGAGACATCTGTCCTTACCAGGAATTTCCAGCATCGAAG ATCTTCAGAATTTGTTTGAAAAAGCAACTGAAGATGCTGATAGAAAACTATCACATGAAGATCTTCAAAAGCTGCTTGGCTCTACAGCCCAGGAGTCCCAGAGCTTTAAGAAATTTGACACAGATGGAGATGAGAAATACTCGTTACAAGAACTGAGATTAGCTTTAGGCGTATAG
- the LOC136001502 gene encoding cytochrome P450 4B1 isoform X3 yields the protein MKLFWLGVDVSRVLHLAAVFCLTCVLLKAIQLYHRRRELLRALADFPGHPTHWLFGHVHEFFKEEEMLDKVEAWALKYLHAYPMWFGSFLAFLVVTHPDYAKAVLARGDPKDNLGYKYLVPWIGNGLLILHGPKWHQHRKLLTPGFHYDVLKPYVALMAESTNVMLDKWEQLITDGKPVELFEHISLMTLDSIMKCAFSCHSNCQTNRKNTYIEAVYSLCHLVHQRLRIFPYHNDIIYWLSPHGCQFRKMCQLAHDHTDKVIRERKESLKDEWEFEKIQKKRYLDFLDILLCAKDENGAGLSDEDLRAEVDTFMFEGHDTTASGISWLLYCLASHPEHQARCREEIQEILGDRETLQWEDLGKMTYSTMCIKESLRLYPPVPGVSRQLSKPITFPDGRTLPEDVQRGPCRC from the exons ATGAAGCTCTTCTGGCTGGGCGTGGATGTCTCCCGGGTGCTGCACTTGGCTGCCGTTTTCTGCCTGACCTGCGTGCTGCTGAAGGCCATCCAGCTGTACCACCGGCGGCGGGAGCTGCTCCGGGCACTGGCCGATTTCCCCGGCCACCCGACCCACTGGCTCTTCGGCCACGTCCATGAG TTTTTCAAGGAGGAAGAGATGCTGGACAAGGTGGAGGCCTGGGCACTAAAGTACCTACACGCTTACCCTATGTGGTTCGGGAGTTTCTTGGCATTCCTGGTTGTCACCCATCCCGACTATGCCAAGGCTGTGTTGGCCAGAGGAG accCCAAGGATAACCTCGGCTATAAATACCTTGTCCCATGGATCG GGAACGGGTTGCTGATCTTACATGGGCCAAAATGGCACCAACATCGAAAACTCCTGACTCCGGGGTTTCATTATGATGTCTTGAAACCGTACGTGGCCCTGATGGCAGAGTCTACTAACGTGATGCTG GATAAATGGGAACAGCTGATCACAGATGGGAAACCAGTGGAGCTATTTGAGCACATCAGCCTGATGACTCTCGATAGCATCATGAAATGTGCCTTCAGTTGTCACAGCAACTGCCAGACCAACAG GAAAAACACCTACATCGAGGCTGTCTACAGCCTGTGCCACCTGGTGCACCAGCGCCTCCGCATCTTCCCCTACCACAACGACATCATTTACTGGCTCAGCCCTCACGGGTGTCAGTTCAGAAAGATGTGCCAGCTCGCTCATGACCACACAG ACAAGGTAATCCGGGAGCGAAAGGAGTCCCTCAAAGATGAATGGGAATTTGAAAAGATCCAGAAGAAGAGATATTTGGACTTCTTGGACATTCTGCTGTGTGCCAAA GATGAGAACGGAGCTGGACTGTCTGATGAGGACCTGCGTGCTGAGGTGGACACGTTCATGTTTGAGGGCCATGACACGACAGCCAGTGGCATCTCCTGGCTCTTGTACTGCCTGGCATCACACCCCGAGCACCAGGCACGGTGCCGGGAGGAGATCCAGGAGATCCTGGGGGACCGGGAGACGCTTCAGTG GGAGGACCTGGGCAAGATGACCTATAGCACCATGTGCATCAAGGAGAGCCTTCGCCTTTATCCACCGGTGCCCGGCGTGTCCCGGCAGCTCAGCAAACCCATCACCTTCCCCGATGGGCGCACCTTGCCAGAAG ATGTTCAGAGGGGACCCTGCAGATGTTGA